A genome region from Triticum aestivum cultivar Chinese Spring chromosome 2B, IWGSC CS RefSeq v2.1, whole genome shotgun sequence includes the following:
- the LOC543368 gene encoding 70 kDa peptidyl-prolyl isomerase-like — translation MTAVEDETLRAFEEEEDAMMNEPDGEPMDGLDVDDEEEADSPATMKVGEEKEIGKQGLKKKLVKEGEGWERPETGDEVEVHYTGTLLDGTKFDSSRDRGTPFKFKLEQGQVIKGWDQGIKTMKKGENAVLTIPPDLAYGEAGSPPTIPPNATLRFDVELLSWASVKDICKDGGIFKKVLVEGQKWENPKDLDEVTVKYEARLEDGSVVSKSESIEFAVKDGYFCPALSKAVKTMKKGEKVLLTVKPQYGFGEQGRAATEVEGAVPPNSTLHIDLQLVSWKTVTLIGDDKRILKKVLKEGEGYERPNDGAVVRVGLIGKLDDGTVFTKKGHEGDEPFEFKTDEEQVIQGLDTTVLTMKKGEVASARIPPEHAFGSTETKLDLAVVPPNSTVFYEVELVSFEKEKESWDLKSNSEKIEAASEKKDEGNAWFKMGKYAKASKRYEKAAKYIEYDSSFSEDEKKQSKAVKISIKLNNAACKLKLKDYKEAEKLCTKVLELESTNVKALYRRAQAYTELVDLELAELDIKKALEIDPDNREVKVAYKALKDKLREYNKRDAKFYGNMFAKWRKTENAAGKQEAQPMAIDSTA, via the exons ATGACCGCCGTGGAGGATGAGACGCTGAGGGCGTTCGAAGAGGAGGAGGATGCCATGATGAATGAGCCGGACGGCGAGCCCATGGACGGCCTCGAcgtcgacgacgaggaggaggccgactcCCCGGCGACGATGAAGGTCGGGGAGGAGAAGGAGATCGGGAAGCAGGGCCTGAAGAAGAAGCTCGTCAAGGAGGGCGAGGGCTGGGAACGGCCCGAGACCGGCGATGAGGTCGAAG TGCACTACACGGGCACTCTCCTCGACGGGACCAAGTTCGATTCGAGCCGGGACCGCGGGACTCCCTTCAAGTTCAAGCTCGAGCAGGGCCAGGTGATCAAGGGATGGGACCAGGGCATCAAGACCATGAAGAAGGGCGAGAACGCCGTCCTCACCATCCCGCCGGACCTCGCGTACGGCGAGGCGGGCTCCCCGCCCACGATCCCGCCCAACGCGACGCTCCGGTTCGACGTCGAGCTCCTCTCGTGGGCCAGCGTCAAGGACATCTGCAAGGACGGCGGCATCTTCAAGAAGGTCCTGGTCGAGGGTCAGAAATGGGAGAATCCCAAGGATCTCGACGAAGTTACTG TCAAGTACGAGGCGAGACTTGAGGATGGATCCGTCGTGTCCAAGTCAGAGAGCATTGAATTCGCAGTGAAGGATG GTTACTTCTGCCCGGCACTTTCCAAAGCCGTGAAGACCATGAAGAAGGGCGAGAAGGTCCTCCTGACCGTCAAGCCACAAT ATGGTTTTGGCGAGCAAGGAAGGGCGGCTACTGAAGTTGAAGGCGCCGTGCCCCCGAATTCCACATTGCACATCGATCTTCAGCTAGTTTCCTGGAAGACGGTTACCCTCATCGGTGACGACAAGAGGATCTTGAAGAAGGTGctcaaggaaggagaaggctaCGAGCGCCCCAACGATGGGGCAGTTGTCAGAG TGGGACTGATCGGCAAGTTGGACGATGGCACTGTGTTCACGAAGAAAGGACATGAAGGCGACGAACCATTCGAGTTCAAGACGGACGAGGAGCAGGTCATCCAAGGGCTGGACACGACGGTGCTCACCATGAAGAAAGGAGAGGTGGCGTCAGCTAGAATACCACCTGAACATGCGTTCGGATCCACCGAGACGAAGCTTGATCTTGCTGTGGTTCCTCCTAACTCCACCGTCTTCTATGAAGTGGAGCTTGTTTCCTTCGAGAAG GAGAAAGAATCTTGGGACTTGAAGAGTAATTCTGAGAAGATCGAAGCAGCTTCTGAAAAGAAAGATGAAGGAAATGCGTGGTTTAAGATGGGCAAGTACGCCAAGGCTTCCAAGAGATATGAGAAG GCTGCAAAGTACATCGAGTATGACAGCTCCTTCAGCGAGGATGAGAAGAAGCAATCCAAGGCAGTGAAGATCAGCATCAAGCTCAACAACGCAGCGTGCAAACTGAAACTCAAGGATTACAAAGAAGCAGAGAAACTCTGCACAAAG GTTTTGGAGCTGGAGAGCACAAACGTCAAGGCTCTGTACCGGAGGGCGCAGGCGTACACCGAGCTCGTGGATCTGGAACTGGCAGAACTAGATATCAAGAAGGCTCTGGAGATCGACCCGGACAACAG GGAGGTGAAGGTTGCGTACAAGGCGTTGAAGGACAAGCTGAGGGAGTACAACAAGAGGGATGCCAAGTTCTACGGCAACATGTTCGCCAAATGGAGGAAGACGGAGAACGCCGCCGGGAAGCAGGAAGCGCAGCCTATGGCCATCGACAGCACCGCGTGA